From the genome of Cydia pomonella isolate Wapato2018A chromosome 1, ilCydPomo1, whole genome shotgun sequence:
tacttcgtagcagtaaaatgtccaaatagttcggtacaccatacacaatatatggtgtaccgaactatttggctactttgactgctacgaagtatttgacgctgactgtactgctACTTTTTTCTGAATCACTCCTTATTCCGTGGTTACCACATTTAGTTTTACTACCTACTCGTATTAATatgttgatgatgatgaagtatCCTAGATCCACATTATGTATTGGCTCTGTATTGTGGTACTTCCATACAAGTTAAAATAGATTGACCTAATTAAATTGAATGCTATTTATAATAATCACATTTAGAACTCTTTAAAATTTAACAGTGACAACAATAGGTCTATCTATATTGTTCATCTTACAGTCAATTATCCAATATATGCTTCGGAATTACATggattgaaatatttttatctaaaaggTGTTTATAGAATGTGCCACAGTTTAAATAATCAATGAAAAGTTATCAATGTTAAAATCCTGGTCTCAGGTTTCCAAGTCATAATAGTTATCATCTATTGGGAACTCCGGCTCATCCTCCTTCTTTATCTCAGGCTTGTCATCAAAATTGTCAGTGAAGTGAGATTTAATGTGGGCCACTAACTCGGCTTTCTTCTCAAAAGTGAGCCCACATTCAATACAAGGCATGTTCACAACCAGGCATTCATGAGTTTCCTCATGTTTATTCAGATTGTCTTTTCTGTTGAATTTCTTATCACATTGACCGCACGAGAAAGGCTTCATACCAGAGTGAAGGGTCACATGACGGTCCAGCTCTCTCTTGCGGGAAAATTtcttaaaacatattttgcaTTGAAATCCTCTATTTCCAATGTGTGCTATTGAAACATGAGTCTTATATGCATCTAACGAGGATAGCTTTTTTGGACATTGatgacattttatatttttaggctTGTTTTTATTTGATACTGGTTTTGGTTTAGGTGGAGATGTTGCTAGCTTTCCGGGAGTGGAAgggtttttatgtatttgattAATAAAACTACTAACACCGGAAATGTGGTCTGGTACTCGAGGGAGATCATAATCAGCACCAGGATGGGTGGGAGAAGTCAGTAAGTTGCTGTAAGGGTTGACATTGATTACCATATCATGTGTCTCCTGCTCATTGTCTATTTGATGCACTTGGTTGGGACTCGGAGGACCATGCCTGACTTCATGTTTGATTAGTTTATCTCTTCTACCAAATGTCAAAGGGCATTTTCGGCATGCATATGGTTTCATACCAGAGTGGACTAGGACATGGCGCTCTAAGTCATTACGGCACACAAAGCTTCTTGGACATAAAGGGCATACATGTGGCTTGTGGCCTGCATGTATCCTGAGATGTTTGCTTAGATTAGTGTTACGTGAAAAGCTTTTGAGACAGTACTGACACTGAAATGGCCTGATGCCAGTGTGAACTATTGAATGCTTCCTCAAATCTGATCTGCGGCCAAAGGACTTGTCACACTCCGGGCAGTGATAAGGCTTGTCATTGCCATGTACTTGCTTAATATGCTGGACATATTGGTTTCGCTCAGAAAAGACTAAGCTGCATTCTATACATTTAAATGGCAGATTAGGATCATGGCAAGTAACCTCATGTTCTTTACACTTATCTTGAGAAATAAAAGCTTGATCACAATACTGGCACATGGCAACATTTTTGAAGAATGAATCTGGCATATGGTCTCCATCAGGGGTGTTGTTTCGCTCTGTGGGATCTGCATTGGTTTGATCTGCATTGTCAGACTCCTCTGAGGAATCATAGTCTAGGCTTGGATCTACCACCATAACAACACTGTCTTCTACAATGTAATCTTGTTTGTTGATATCTTGAGTGGTGGTGTAGAAATTGGACATCTCAGAGGAATTAGAATTCTCTTGTTCATTAACTCTATTTGTGATCTGTCTCAATCTTGTCTCATTCTGGATACATTGAAGGCGAAATTTGGAACATTTGTCTACTTTGAACAAGCATTTGTAGCAAATTCTTCCAGGAAGGCCATCATTAGGGTCCATCTATAAACAAagagaaatatatttatagacATATATATAAACCTCTGCCCAGACTAGTAGTTTATAGGCAAATTATTCGATGTATACCAACCTGAAGTTCGACAAATTCAGCGATTTTCGAGGTTAGTGCCGAATTGGTTTCATCATCAGGCGCGGCTCCGAAAATCGACACCATCAGAGAGCTCTTGTTCAAACACAAGCGACACAGCGTGTGGAAATTAGCTATTATATAGGAATCTTCCATTTTCAAGTCCGTAGAATATTGTTTTGCACTATCTAAATCCAAACCAATCACTCGCACGAATCACAGCCAGACAAAGAAAATATCGATTAGAAACAAATTTAGACACAgagttaaaataataacaggGTTCTGTGGCTAGGGCTCGCGATCGCTACTACGCAACCGTTCGATGCGAAGGGGCAACTAGGGCGATGCCCGCCCGTCAGGGCTGCGCCAGCGGATGTCGAGCGGCGCCTCGCTTTTAACCCTCCACGCGATATTCGCAGCGCCGCATGATATCCGTCACTGGTATCTTAAGTTTGTTCTTATTATCAAGTATTAAATAACGACGCGAATAATAATCTTCAAGAAATAGTTTTTTCAGCAAGTAATAATTCAAATTTGAATCTAGGAAGGTGGAAAACCGCGCTACTCTCGCAGAAAAATGACATGAATTCCTTATAAATGAGTTTTCGTTACACGTTTGACTTATACACAACACTTCAGGCAACATTTTTATTGGCCGTATGTGCCATTTTGAAGTGTTGCGTCACAATATTAGCCAATGATAATGAAGTTATTGTTTCCATCATAGGAGAATTAATGAGTTAAAAACCTATTAAGATTCTATAGACACGGACCAATCCAATGTAACACatacagaggacctaccgcgaaaattgaaatATCGTTATCTGTCTGGCTGCCTTTCTGTTACATAAATGGTAGGATCACGGACGTACATAATACGCTGGATAGAGTACACtggccaaaaagtgtgtccacgTGAGAAGTCAAACCAGAGCCTCGCATCTCgttctaattagggtgaccataagTCATATTTATGTGGGATAAGTTGGAAATTTGGAACGTATAGTTAGGCCACGATCTTTTTCTCTTTCGTGCATAGTAAGAGATAATCATACTCCACACGCACGCAGCTGgtcaactttattgtcacgcgtgctatagagtatttaagagcaagttcggcctggccaggcacattagggctcacgctagactacatcaataatgtttatttaaggtcaccgtcatcgaaaacgatgagaaggactatatatatatgtatattgtagaGATCGGTGTATTGGAATCGCAATCATGGTCGATTGTAAGGAAGGTGGTCCGCCGTACGTCCTTCAAAATCCCAGCTATAAGTAAGAGCGAGACAAATATCCAGGGTCGTGGACCGGTACGCCAATCAATACAGTTTTTAACTAGTGCGCTTGTCCCTTTGGTGCACATACATATTATCTTATATTCGCACTTAGGAATGTCACATGCAGATGCAGTGATAAAAAGAGACTTTCTTATAAGACGCCAATGAGTTtcgagcgagcgagcgagctaATTTAACTCataattttttcaaaatctaaAAAGTCGGCATATGTGTGAATTTaaatgccattttttttttgtacaccaGAGTTTTTACTGTTCTTGCCACACAATTTGACACAACAATAATGCATTTTTCATAGAAAAACTTCTTCGAGCTAGCGATGTTAGCGAGTGTTATTTACATACCCCGCACCAACTTTGcttctctgtttggcccaaaggttgactggtagagaatgccttaggGAATTAAGTCCGCTttttgtaactgtatatttttactgtgcaataaagtttaaataaaaaaataaataaaaatgtttatagaCTGATCCCGGTCGGTAGACtgaaaaatttcagctcaattggaaatcggaaagtgggtccgtcaagccctagcgtagcgaaacaataaagatttttacacaaaatagtcttggtatttgaataaaatgataaaatattaggacaaaacgaaataaaaacttttacttAACTATGTAAACCGGCTTCTTACGCTATTATACTTTTATTCATGCTTCTTATGCGCCtgaaatatcataattacctgttaAACAACGTGACACTATTTTGACTGCAATACGTTTTTAATAGTTTCCTCCCCgattgatttatattttctacttaatttaaaaataaaggtgtTACGATTCCATGTGTTTGTGAATGAATAAATCATAAACATCGGCCGTTGGCGACTACTGTCGAACTCCAAAATGGTCaggttttttcatttgtagtctgcctctttcgcactcatgggatgttcatatacatacatgatggcttcccttttgcacacttcagtTAGCTTTAAGCGTAAGCATCATCGTAGATCTGTGATTGCAGCTAAATTTTACCGAAAATTTGCAGCCGAGTCCTACGGACGGATATGTGTGTTGAACCTATGTAGAATCgattacatatacataaatattttgaagcaacgtttcagtaataaaatattatgtataaatgtGGGTCTGTAATGTTTTAAGGACTTTGGATTTAAATTTtgtcaattatttattatataatagctCTCATTACGTCGACCACATTAAACATCCCGAAATAAAGACATACCTATTTAGATAAAGttactttaacacattcactgctagacaaaaaacggcgcactaccctaGAAACCGGtagtctatagctgcgtacaaaacaacccgcccagcgggttgtccggcatctgaaccaGGTGGGTTctcggcagtgaatgtgttaaattaaGTACGTAATAAGAAGTAAGACCGATTAATATCACCCTAATAAGTTTGACAATATAGtattgcatttttatcgtaaaattcAATAATTGTCACTTACCTGTGAAAAGATATTCCACAATCAGCATAGCTTTCACCTTGCAACCCGttacacaacatttttaacccttttattGCAATATTATACGTGTCAATGCTGAGCGGCACTATTAacgtattttgaaaatacacGAAAATATGTCAGCAAGTTGgggataccaattaatattcaaagttactaaaatttcTACCATATTACATTTAATGCTTTTTTTATTGTGCACATGCTTAATATTAACATcataattaattgcaaattacttaaaagatttCAGAACCATAATTTGAATATAGCCCAAAAATAGTATAATaaggtaattatttttagtattatattgatattattattattattactaccaCATGGTATctttttaacattggcaacatgtgcAAGTGAGACACAGGGCTCTGgttttgctatctcaagtggaccgttttctctaggCTCGTACGAACACCTTTCTAACTAGGTGATAAGGTTCAATCTGGTATGGCAAAAAAGTCATTGCGCTCTCCGCTTTAATATATACCTTCATGGGTAGGATCCTAgtagtgttgccaggtgagcgaaagagaattatcgtcagtgtcaaaattatcgtacgcctattAAATAGGCACTATCCCTAAAATTCCTTACAATATAAGCTTAAATGTCCAATGTTTAATCAAAGAAAAcgcaattttaatttaattagcgCAGAAATTAATTTTGAGCTTCTGTGATAGATCCAGTTTACAGGAAATTTCGACTTTTTGACTTAAACCAAGCAGTCGATCACCCAAAAGGTGCTAATTATAGCTTATTTTTGAGTGAAAGTATCATAATTTGCTTCAAATACTAGGCTTTTTGGGTGGCATCGTCCAAGGcctgaaattatcgtacttttgcgtacgaaaatgctctttggaacgtacacCGTACGGAAGCacaaattatcgtacgcctggcaacactggatCCTATAGTGTTataccgcgtgcgcccgtgagggacagaacatacgcaacgCGACAAAATTggaaacacgttttaacattcctgacaacataccacaaACAacttacgtaatttggtcgggttatttgcaCGGACCTAGAAAACAAACCGGATAGTGTACATTGACCAGTGTatccacatgagaagtcaaagtgggccgttgcatctctttctaattagggtgaccataagTCATATGTGTGTGTAATATTAGGATAACAtggaatatatagtttggccaGGATCTTTTTCTTATTCGTGCATAGATAAAGATAATCTTTTCGCTGTGCTAGCATTATGGCCCCTGAAAAGGgatgaaaatagtttttttctaTTCTGTAAAAAGCTTCACAAAATCTttcttaatttagtcgttataaAAGCTGTTACTAATAGGTGTACCGGACCGCCACCATGGCCGATCGTAAGGAAATTGCTAGTGTAAGGTGTACGCATAAAGAAACCGAAAATCGATGTACAGTTTAGGAGTTTGGCACACGTATACTAgaggtgaaaataaatatttgacctACAGTTTCTACAAAAAATTGCCTTAGAAGGGGAGtgcttagtttattttttttttaatttatcgggAGTGGTATCATATGAAAGGGATTTTCAGGCGATTCTAAAAATATGCAAGATCATTACATTTCagctatttaattttaaatttaaacaaaaataattttaacaacatACCAAGTTTGGACTCCCCAAGATACGATatgactgattttttttttgtgtatgtaaatgtaaatgatACGGGATATCCTCATATCTAACCTCAAGGAagcaattttgataataatttaataaggcATTGTCAAAGTCCCTACAAAAGCAGTACCGATCATTGTCGATAGCGTAATCTACGATTAGCTTTTACCGGCCTTCCCCGATATTAACAGAGCGCTGTTAGAGATGaatcattttttaaatgcactaGCCTATTAGCAGGTCGTTACTTACGTTCATACGTAACGTATACCTTGTAAACTAGCAATCTAAATACTAGTCTATTATGATatgattttaatgtaattaatatatcGATGCGTGGAATGTAATCTATTGGAAATACATGGcttaatgattatttattatttacttacgttCATAGTTACGCATTGTCCCAAACGAATTACATAAATGCtctcatttcattttattgggTCTATTCTTGTCTAAGGATAGCAGAATTTTCGACACGCAATGCCTCATTAtaactgggctataaccgcgaaaatcgaagttcgtcaattgcgggcatttttctctgccactctaattacgtctcactgagagtaaaagagaaacatccccgcaatttgcgaagttCGGTTTTCTCGGTAGGCCCCCTGCAGGAAAATCCTATCACTGCACAAAGGTTTACCAGGTGTTTTGACCCATAATGTCTATATAGGGATACACGATACACCTTCCCTGGTCTTTAATGCTGAGATGAAATTGTTAGGTCTAGCGGTCAGAGTCTAGAAGACCACTAGTTGAGCATCCATGGCGAAATCCACACTGGCGGTCCATGATCAAATCGTGTTCTTCTAAGTATCTCAGGAGCATTTATACGCTCCATGCCCTTCCAAATAAGGGATATAATACGTTGGGTCTGATCTATCGCTCTTTTTAGGCACAGAGTGCACAAGGGCCGTCTTGCACGAAGATGGAGTATGCAATTTGTTGCTAGAGAGCGTGAAAAGAAACGCTAACACGGGACACAACTCAGGAGCACACTGCTTGAGCACAACCGCTGGTATACCATCTGGCCCGCTCGACTTATGAACGTTCaagatacgagtatatacaatTCACTGACTATATCTCTGCGTGATAGAGATTTTTGGCATAAAGTATGCGCACCGCGGGATGGTGGGCGGTCGTCGTTCAAGGTCGAGTACGAGGCAAAAAAGCACCTCTTTTGATCAGCATTTCACAGTGGTGGTAAAACGACTGACAAAAGTTTTTCTCGGAATCTTTGGCAAGCCTATGGACGGCGCCTGCGGCACATGTCCCCTGTATTATCCCTAGTTACCACGGGCGCGAGGCAGTAGGCCGTAGGTCTCCCACGTCGCCCACGACTAGCACCGCCTCTGGTTCCATGAGGTTCAACTCCTCAAATCTTGATGGCTCCAGGTCTCGAACTTGCAACTTAAAAcgtaaataaaaactagaaggTTTTAgtggggatgattttttttgggttcaaccctatagtgtggggtgtcgttggatactCGTAcctaggtctttcaaaacaaatgcggatcttttatttaaaaccatttaccattttttgataaacgttatattttcggaaataatcgctctaaaagaaaaaagaatatGTTTCCCCTTCTACTTCCCCTTACTTCTGAACCGTGGctcaaaaaaattagaaaaaaatcgtgaaagtaaagcttagtaaagactttcaaggaaaactatagcaaatCTGATCGGTTTAGCCGTTGTTGAGTTTTTGCAAAGTCTAtgttgacggacgggtaactacggaatcatacgctgagcatggcccgacatgctcttggccggttttttattatatttggtcagcaggtgactaagcttgcttatactaaacaaaaaaatgagtTATAATGAACAATTAGGaaaaaacgacgttttcttaaattgtctattttttgtctctttgttaAGTTAAACACTCCTACAGCTCCGaaagtattgatcgtagagtaaaaataattataaccaaatttgtaggaacttttatggtaaaacttttgTCCGAAGTACCTTAAAGGTACCttcaacccccccccccccccccccttacaccctcagcacaacccccaccgtcgaggacttttagtatgtttatctggagaccacaaggtataagtataccaattttcaaaactacacaAATTATATTCCCTGATTGTCCATATTcgggttaatttttttaaactaatccTAAGCGCAAACATTTTTTGTGACATGACAATTTAGCCAGACAGGAAAGAGTCTTGCAGAATGATGCGCGCAtcactagtaaaaaaaaactaaaatttgaaaaataatattaatgtaaccAAATAGTTACAATCTTACAATACAGGTTACAATAGTTCTTTCTTACTTGTCGAACTACACTCTGACATTCGGGTTGACCACGTGTTGACATTTTAAAGATTTGGCTTGGCATCGACTTCAAACGTATCAGTTGTTAGTGCATATAAAACTGaatgatattttattacatacaaaCTTTTTGGAGtcggttttacttttttttccagTTAAATTGATCAAAtgctttttaaagtaaaaaaaaaagtacttatacctacttatgtgTGTTGAAATTCAGAGCAAAGTGTGGAAAGTAATAAGCCCCCGTTTCGCCatacacaatataataaaactcaTAGATCatgagaaaaatagaaaaaacaaaaaagacgtATACTTCTCATGATGGTGCCTGATCCTAGGTCCGCCCCAAAGCTCGAATTTTGAAGGAACGTCAACATGGATCCCAGGgcgcgtagacaagatgccaatcgttaacgctccgctccgtggcgaacggaACGCAACTGTCTCTATCGCAGTAATGTGGAAgcgtgatagagagagataactacgctacgctacggagcgtgaacaacgtgaacgattggcatcttgtctacgcacccaaaGATTGTGAGTCAATTttgattactgtcactattgtttgaacccTTTTAGCCCTAAACATTTTTCGTCTGTTCAttttggtaattttgtattgcaTGTACCAATTATGGATCTTCTGATGTCTATTATATTGGAATTCGCTCAATaatttaggcgctagaagaaaacatgacgaatctataagggttccgttttttgccatttgtctacaagaaccctaaaaaatatgatttaatattctgcgtcctctcaaggcggctctactgatttttctttaataatacaaGTGTAAACAGGTTGTGAAGGGCAAGAAGAATCTACcgatatgtaatttttaaaaatccgGCCAGTATCATAAGCTACAGgatgtactgaatcatcagtacttaaacccataaccctactttctggagaagtcgcagtcaagtaaaatattgatattggggtcaGATCATGTACAAAAGTGGATTtaatattcctccgagtttcctattaaaataatatcccCTGGAAttgtataagcgctaaacctagattcagcaagtattttctataacaagatgtatttttttcgcagagatatctagattttttttatgtagaatttaataatgcagtgtcttacgtgagagaataactcgcgaacgcgaagcgacgcggcgcggtaagttcaatcctttgatacctatggaagtgtcgtacgtgggcgatctccgaatgccgttagccaccgcgccgcgccgcgtcgcgacgcattcgcgagtcatcgctcacgtaagccgctgcgtaagctTTAATATTGACTTACACCATGCTTTCCTGgataacgtagattttgagtaaaacacgaatttctccaggatggtacacattttccaagatggctccgATTTCTCGAGGTCCCCgaatgtcaaatggtatggacatgaataagggccttttatttactttgcgcgtttataatattaaaattagtaGGGATTCAGTAAGAATTTGAATAACTAATTTTGCCAATGTACCATGAAGTAAGAGACAAATATAGCTAATCTACGTGggaaggctcggaaaccggttaaatttgatacatttccaaaccgttatcatgtacttggcgcaaaacctttttatttcggtttcgttgtaaaaccgttatttttaaaaccggtttttaggagaacatttccataaagttcttgtcagctTAACTGGTTTAGAaccataaaaaccggtttcttcttaTGTCCCCATCTTTACTTTTGCGGAACACCACAACGCCGACCGGcccggccgtctcgtcgctagtcgaataaaccggtttatttaggttacaataaagttctttaaacgttagcgttcttataaaagtttcGGAGTCAAACCGAAATataccggtatttaccgctctttttaaaaccggttccgagacTTGCTACGTGGTTTGAAACATACAATCAATCGGCTTTCATCTAGCTACCAAAACCCTGTATGTTGATTAGTACTATCCTCTGATTTAGGAGGTTTTGAAACAACcgtgtaaattgtaaaaaaaataaaaggcaAAATAtacttgtttatatttttgtgaatatcAGTATCACACAACAGTCTGTACACTTCTTAGTTCTGAAGATTTTCGATCTGGGTAAAGCTAAGCGTATGCTTAGACCCAGTTCCACGGAGCGCAGGGCAGAGaagattttgtttttgtaaagtATGGAATGTCCTTTAGCTACGCACGCTGCGGAGCAAGAACGTTTCATATAGTTTACAAAATTTACTCTGCCCGCGTCACTCTGCCTGTCTAAAGGGCAGAAGGCTATTAAGGCCTAGCCATCCCTCGGATACCGTGCTCAGGCTGTGGGTATATCACTGTGTTTATTAAAATTACTGTACAATTATATACATTGTTTTATATGCACAAACTGACATAGGTAACTCAAATGATTGAAAAGGACTAGCTGAAAGTAAATTATATGTACTTACAATCAAGGTCTAAGATATTGATATGTTATCAttggccaaaaatatgtacctacctacaaacgACTTTAAgttgtaattatatatttcgGTAGGTACCTACACTAAATTCGTCGGGTAGATATTTGGATTAATTAAGAAACAGGTACATTAATTAAGGACTTTAGTGTTactgtgtctgtgtgtgtgtaaaGAAGATATCCATAAGAAATATGATTAATTACTGCAACACAAAATAATCGGTAGTTCCAATTAAGGCCTTAACATACGTAAATTTAATATCTTGTACCTTGACTGTATATTCGTTTGTGTATTAGAATCGTCTTTTTTGTTGTAGCGGGCGTGCGTTGAAAGAGACTTCTTTGGCGAGTCGCTGTTTTTCCTCTTCCCTAGCCCTGGCGGCGGCGGTGCGGAGGTCCTGGGGACAAGCCGCCACCTCGTCGGCCGAGACACAGGTGGAGGTCAGGTCGTCGAAGGCGGATTCGCCGCCGCAGCTCAGCGCGCGAGGACGGCCTTCGATGCAAATGAAATATTTCTGGCAGTTCGTGTCGGACCTGTCAAACGTGAGGTAGGTACATAAAAGCGTATGATTTGGTgtcgtttattattattaaaattctgAAGGTTCCAAAGTGAAAAATCTCATTAAACGTGAAACGTAAGTATAAATTGCTGTAAATCTGCAGAGAGTCCATAGAACTTAAATCCACGGGCTTGCCtaatttttaaagtaagtaGGTAGTTGAAGAGTAGATAGTTTATGGCTCATGAAGAAATGAAAGCCAAGTTAgcttataaaatatgtatacctactcaACGTTCAAATCAAAGTAGTAACCCGTTTAGTTTTGCAAATTGTTTACCTTgtcatttatttcggtttataatttatatagtacgAGGGCTGCtacttatgtaaataaataaataaatattatagggacattcttacacaaattgactaagtccacggtaagccaagaaggcttgtattgtggttactcagacaacgatatatataatatacaaatacttaaatacataaatagaaaACTTCCATCAAACAATCAAACCAAACAGGAACCAATccaatcaggaacaaatacctgtgctcatcagataaataaaagcccttaccaggattcgaacccaggaccatcggcttcacaggcattgtcactacccactaggccagaccgatcgtcaaaacCGGTCGTATGTATCCAGAAACACAAAAAGTAGCAAACAGCTATACCTAGACATGGGTAGGGGTTAGTAAATACTGAGTGTTTACTCACAGTACCCGATAAATACccgtatttactcatttagTTGGGTAAAATTgatatctaataaattaatataaacgtgagatttaagaactaaatcgtttttatattattgaagagtgttaacttgtattaacaatatttacataacaatAAGAGAGGCAATTTGTGATAATAATGTGTAGAAAACAAATTTGGTTTAAATAagaaggtatttattttaaaaatatgggaCTTAATGTACGTCGATGTTCTAGTCTAGATAACTGCATGTCGCGCAAAAGTTCGtgcttacgcagcggcttacgtgggcgatgactcgcgaatgcgacgcggcgcggcgcggcggcccaacggcattcggagattaCTTCCATAGGTATTTATGAAAAGTGTAATGTAATCAAATTTAACGTATATAAGTCTGTGTAACAGCAAgtgttaagatattttt
Proteins encoded in this window:
- the LOC133523130 gene encoding zinc finger protein 497-like; the protein is MEDSYIIANFHTLCRLCLNKSSLMVSIFGAAPDDETNSALTSKIAEFVELQMDPNDGLPGRICYKCLFKVDKCSKFRLQCIQNETRLRQITNRVNEQENSNSSEMSNFYTTTQDINKQDYIVEDSVVMVVDPSLDYDSSEESDNADQTNADPTERNNTPDGDHMPDSFFKNVAMCQYCDQAFISQDKCKEHEVTCHDPNLPFKCIECSLVFSERNQYVQHIKQVHGNDKPYHCPECDKSFGRRSDLRKHSIVHTGIRPFQCQYCLKSFSRNTNLSKHLRIHAGHKPHVCPLCPRSFVCRNDLERHVLVHSGMKPYACRKCPLTFGRRDKLIKHEVRHGPPSPNQVHQIDNEQETHDMVINVNPYSNLLTSPTHPGADYDLPRVPDHISGVSSFINQIHKNPSTPGKLATSPPKPKPVSNKNKPKNIKCHQCPKKLSSLDAYKTHVSIAHIGNRGFQCKICFKKFSRKRELDRHVTLHSGMKPFSCGQCDKKFNRKDNLNKHEETHECLVVNMPCIECGLTFEKKAELVAHIKSHFTDNFDDKPEIKKEDEPEFPIDDNYYDLET